In Primulina eburnea isolate SZY01 chromosome 14, ASM2296580v1, whole genome shotgun sequence, the following proteins share a genomic window:
- the LOC140812886 gene encoding eukaryotic translation initiation factor 1A-like → MPKNKGKGGKNRKRGKNEADDEKRELVFKEDGQEYAQVQRMLGNGRCEATCIDGVKRLCHIRGKMHKKVWIAAGDIILVGLRDYQDDKADVILKYMPDEARLLKAYGELPENTRLNEGIAGGLDEEDDGPGDDYIEFEDEDIDKL, encoded by the exons ATGCCGAAGAACAAGGGTAAGGGAGGTAAGAATCGTAAGAGGGGAAAGAACGAAGCAGACGATGAGAAGCGAGAGCTGGTATTCAAGGAGGATGGGCAAGAGTATGCCCAGGTGCAGCGGATGCTCGGGAACGGCAGATGCGAAGCCACCTGCATAGACGGCGTTAAGCGCCTTTGCCATATCCGTGGAAAGATGCACAAAAAGGTCTGGATCGCTGCCGGTGATATTATTCTGGTCGGGCTTCGTGATTATCAG GATGACAAGGCAGATGTAATTCTGAAGTACATGCCGGACGAAGCGAGATTATTGAAGGCTTATGGTGAGTTGCCCGAAAACACAAGGCTTAACGAAGGTATTGCTGGTGGGCTCGATGAGGAAGATGACGGCcctggtgatgattatattgAATTCGAGGATGAGGACATTGACAAACTATAA